GTGGGCGCGGAAACCGGTGGCGCTCCGCTGGAAGCGGCTGCAGCACGAGCGATCGAGGCTTCCACGCTCGACACTCTTCGTTTCAGTCTGATCTTTGGGCAGGGGCGAAGCGATCACGCACCCTTTGCTCAAGGTGGCGTGCCGATTCTCTTTTTCACGGACGCCAATTCAGGCTGTTACCACGGCGTCAAGGACGATATCGATATCGTGGACTTTCCCAAATTGGCTCAGCAGCGTGCTGCTGTAGACGCGATTTTACGGGACCTGCTGGCGACGGATGCACCGCCGATTTTTTCCAACGGAGCATTGGCGACTTACCGGGACGCCCAGGAACTCCTGCGCGTGATGGACAGAGCCGAGCCGGATTTCCCGTTGCTCGGCCCTCTGCAGGCCGCAGAAACATCGGAGTTTCTTGGTGTATTGCGGGGAATAGTCGCGGCTGGTCCCGACACTTTCGACCTCTCGAGCGCGGGCGTGATCCTTGGCGGCGCGGCTAATCTGGTCAACGCTCTGACAGACGTGCCTTGCGAGCCGTACTTCCCGAGCGAGTAGTAGGCGAGCGACCGCTATCATGAGCTTGCTGCATCTTTCCGTGAATGACTCGAGTGAAGCGATTAGCGAGGTCCTCGAGACTTCGGGTGCCGTGATTCTGGATGATGCAGGGTCGTCTGAGGCGCTGGGCGAATTGCGCCGGGAGTTGACGCCCTATCTGGAGGCCGCGCGCCCGGGCGGAGATGAATTTGGCGGATTTTCCACACGAAGGGTCGGTGCTTTGATGGCACGCTCGGCCGTCTGCCGCGGGTTGGCTCTCGACGCGCGCGTTCTGGCCGCTTGTGACCTCTACCTGAAGCCTTATTGCGACGGCTATCAGCTTCATTTCACGCAGGCGGTCCAGATAGGACCGGGGCAGGGGGCGCAACCTCTGCATCGGGACCGTGGCGTTTGGGGTAAATATCTCAATCGCTCCATCGAAACGCAGTTCAGCACGATCTGGGCGGTCGACGAGTTCACTGCGGATAATGGGGCAACACGGGTTGTGCCTGGTTCCCACCTTTGGGAGGCATCGCGCGAGCCCGAGCCGGGCGAGATCTTTGCGGCGGTGATGCGTCCCGGTTCGGTGCTTCTCTACAACGGCTCGGTTTTGCATGGGGGGGGCGCCAACCGAGGCGATACGAGTCGGTTGGGTGTGCTCCTGCATTATTGCCCCAGTTGGCTGCGGCAGGAGGAAAACCAGTACCTCTCCTGTCCGCCCTCGGTCGCGCGCGATCTGGCCCCGGAGCTCCGCGCCCTGATGGGGTATTCGAAAGGTGGCTACGTTCTCGGGTTCTTCTCGCCGCCCGTGGGGCCGGGGGAGGGGCCGGAGCTTGTCTCGCCCGAGATGCTTTTCGGCGAGTCGGTATCCCCGGACGAGCCGGCAAGGACAGCGGCCGAAGTCAT
This is a stretch of genomic DNA from Candidatus Binatia bacterium. It encodes these proteins:
- a CDS encoding phytanoyl-CoA dioxygenase family protein encodes the protein MSLLHLSVNDSSEAISEVLETSGAVILDDAGSSEALGELRRELTPYLEAARPGGDEFGGFSTRRVGALMARSAVCRGLALDARVLAACDLYLKPYCDGYQLHFTQAVQIGPGQGAQPLHRDRGVWGKYLNRSIETQFSTIWAVDEFTADNGATRVVPGSHLWEASREPEPGEIFAAVMRPGSVLLYNGSVLHGGGANRGDTSRLGVLLHYCPSWLRQEENQYLSCPPSVARDLAPELRALMGYSKGGYVLGFFSPPVGPGEGPELVSPEMLFGESVSPDEPARTAAEVIDSSK